A section of the Rattus norvegicus strain BN/NHsdMcwi chromosome 15, GRCr8, whole genome shotgun sequence genome encodes:
- the Rps29-ps19 gene encoding small ribosomal subunit protein uS14-like encodes MGHQQLYCSHPRKFGQGSRSCCVCSNRHGLIRKYGLNMCQQCFRQYAKDIGFIKLD; translated from the coding sequence ATGGGTCACCAGCAGCTCTACTGTAGTCACCCGAGGAAGTTCGGCCAGGGTTCTCGCTCTTGCTGCGTCTGCTCTAACCGCCATGGTCTGATCCGTAAATACGGGCTGAACATGTGCCAACAGTGCTTCCGTCAGTACGCGAAGGACATAGGCTTCATTAAGTTGGACTAA